The Thamnophis elegans isolate rThaEle1 chromosome Z, rThaEle1.pri, whole genome shotgun sequence genome contains a region encoding:
- the LOC116521393 gene encoding olfactory receptor 13G1-like, producing the protein MSQRYHFIPIYHLTVLASFPGNAYNQNKLVVNSHYDSRKEEKLILARVNQKEKRKRKQKQSKTLQRSRGQKTIPMKVINIRDFERKNHSAMREFVLLGLTQSPEIQRILFWLFTLSYVAALMGNFLLIFIICTSKKLHTPMYFLLANLSLVNALSITTTTPKLLHTLFSHRYTITFYGCIIQVYFFILFLVTELMLLTSMAFDRFVAICYPLQYTLIMRKELCAAIAVGAWVLGLTNTTVNSGLLLQLSFCESNIINHFFCDVPPVLKLSCSDTSFNETMAFVADVVFAVFSCGLTLTSYGFIIRAIFRIRSTEGKKKAFSTCSSHLIVVSFYFSGVIYTYIRPTSVYSLNRVKYISLLYSVVTPVINPIIYSLRNREVKEVLKDFIGRGRMF; encoded by the exons ATGTCTCAAAGGTATCACTTCATACCAATATATCACTTAACAGTTCTGGCTTCGTTCCCAGGTAATGCTTATAATCAGAACAAACTAGTTGTCAACAGCCATTATGATAGCAGAAAGGAAGAGAAACTGATCCTTGCCAGAgttaaccaaaaagaaaaaagaaaaagaaagcaaaaacaaagcaaaaccctTCAACGTTCAAGGGGACAGAAAACAATACCCATGAAG GTTATAAACATCAGAGACTTTGAAAGAAAGAACCATTCAGCTATGAGGGAATTTGTGTTATTAGGCTTAACACAGTCTCCTGAAatacaaagaattctattctggtTATTCACACTTAGCTATGTTGCAGCTCTGATGGGTAACTTCCTGCTTATATTTATCATATGCACTTCTAAGAAACTTCACACTCCAATGTATTTCCTCCTTGCCAATCTCTCCTTGGTGAATGCACTCTCCATCACAACTACAACTCCCAAATTGCTGCACACTCTTTTCTCACACAGATATACCATCACATTTTATGGCTGCATCATTCAGGTCTATTTTTTCATATTGTTCCTGGTGACAGAACTGATGTTGCTCACCAGTATGGCTTTTGATCGTTTTGTTGCTATCTGTTACCCATTGCAATATACACTGATCATGAGGAAAGAATTGTGTGCTGCAATAGCGGTTGGAGCATGGGTTTTAGGACTGACAAACACTACAGTTAACTCTGGGCTTCTCCTACAGCTGTCCTTCTGTGAATCCAATATTATCAATCATTTCTTCTGTGATGTGCCTCCAGTTTTGAAGTTATCATGCTCAGATACCAGCTTCAACGAAACAATGGCTTTTGTGGCAGATGTAGTTTTTGCTGTTTTTAGTTGTGGACTGACCCTAACATCATATGGATTTATTATAAGGGCCATCTTCAGAATTCGTTCCactgaagggaagaagaaagcatTCTCCACCTGTTCCTCCCATCTTATTGTAGTTAGTTTTTACTTTTCAGGAGTCATCTACACATATATCAGGCCCACTTCAGTCTATTCTTTAAACAGAGTCAAATACATTTCCCTCCTTTATTCAGTGGTAACCCCAGTTATTAATCCAATCATATATTCACTAAGGAACAGAGAAGTAAAAGAAGTTCTCAAAGACTTTATTGGAAGAGGTAGAATGTTTTAA